AAGTTCAGCTTCACCTTGAGTTTCAACGGCGTTTCGGCCGCGTGACCTGCTCTGCCCTGCCGCTTGTGAGCTATTCGACAGACGAGCGGCTATATGAGGTGATTGAGCGGATTGAAGCCCTCGGAGCTCAGGTCTCCAATCCCCATACCTATGTTCTGGACAACGCGGGCTGGAAGAGGGTCGACGCGCCTCAGCCCGAGTTCAAGCGGATTGCCGATCCGCACGCACTGATGAACCCGGGCAAGCTGGTCTCATAGCTGTGCGGCTCCTCAGACCGGTTTTCCCCGGCCTTTCGGCAGGAGCCCTTGAAAGCTGTTGGCGGAGCGGCAAAGGTCCACCTCAAAGAGATCTAGAACATGGAGAGCGCTGTGAAGCTCTATGGCATTCGAAACTGCGACACTGTCAAGAAAGCCCGGAAATTCCTGGAGGAAGCCGGTGTCGACTACAGCTTTCACGATTACAAGAAAGAAGGTGTCGACGTGGACAAATTGGCTGTTTTCGTTTCAGAATTCGGCTGGGACACGGTCCTAAACAAAAAAGGCACCACTTGGCGCAAGCTCGATGACGATGTGAAGGAGAGCGTGACTGACGCCCAAAGTGCGATAGCGGTGATGATCGACAATCCATCAACCATCAAGCGGCCGATCGTTGAAGCGCAGGGCAAGAACTTTATCGGGTTCGATCCCGTCGCCTGGGAAATGTCCCTCGAACTTGGCGAGCTGAAGTAAGCGACCTACCAGGTGCGT
This sequence is a window from Labrenzia sp. CE80. Protein-coding genes within it:
- a CDS encoding ArsC family reductase, which produces MESAVKLYGIRNCDTVKKARKFLEEAGVDYSFHDYKKEGVDVDKLAVFVSEFGWDTVLNKKGTTWRKLDDDVKESVTDAQSAIAVMIDNPSTIKRPIVEAQGKNFIGFDPVAWEMSLELGELK